The window TGACAAGTCCAAAAACGGCGAAATATAATATGTTACTCCACTTACCAAATAATCATACTCAAGGTGCATATAACTACCATGAATTCCAATTCCTGGATTTATTGCAATAGTCGATTTATTTGAAATCGGCATCTCAAATTCTAGTCCAGGGTTTAAGGCATTTATTCTAAATACTTTACTCAAATCGTTGGTTACTTCCTGTCCAAAGCTTGTCAAACTAATCGTTAAAGTGATTAGTAAAAATAGTTTTCTCATTTCTTGCTTTTGTTTAAATATAAATGTTAAAAATTAAAGTTTTATTTGTCTAATTGCTCGGTCTTTTGGTATGAACGCTAACATCTGTGTATACGCCATACTATTGCATATACATTTCATATATGCTACCTTTTTGTTTTTATAATATTCATATTATAAATACTTTATGGAGACTGTCTGTTTTTGTGTAATTGCACATACAGAAATTTTCCCTGAGCTGATTCTTCATAGGTTATGCCTTCTCTTCAATATTAACCTAGGTGAGAATGACCACTACTCGTTTAGTTCTCAACGGGATTTCAATGATATGAGTTAACTTTCCACCATTTCTAACTATTGGCAATTGATTCGAGCAACGAATTTACGAAAACATTTCTGCTTTACCTATCAATTCTTTGATCCAATTTGTGCTATTTCTCTCGATTTTCCTTTGAAGTTTCTTTCATCGCCTGGAAGAACAAGTCTGTCCTCCTATCATGACTAATCGTTCCTTCTTCCAGATCCATCAACTCGATGGCTCTCTGATACGCTTCATCGCTTACTCCTACGTGAAATCGCAATTGATCTTCTCCCTCACCACTTTCCAGTACGACATGGTGTGAATTTTTCTCTTCTTGCATCAATTCTGATTTATTTCCAGGTTATGATTCTCAATAAACAAATATAGACAAAGAACAATTAAAAATTTGACAACCTTTGTCATTAGGAAAATAAACCTCTGATAAAACCATCAGTTCTTTTCATTTCTCATTCACGCAAATCAGTTTTTTCAATATAATCCTTCTCATCCTCAATATTTTCTTTTATTTTTGCATTGTTACATCATTGTATTATTGATCTCTTGTCTTTGGCTCCTTTGCCAATTTTGAATTCAATGCTTTTGAAGGATAATTGCGAATGCTGAAAATGTCCTTTTGCTATGGATTATGTTTGCCTGGATACCTCCATTGAACAACTATCTGAGATTGAGGGTTTGAGTAATAGGACATTTAATATTTGCAAATACAACAACCTCAACAATCTCTTCCAAATACTGGATTACTATAATTCACATGGCCACTTTCATGACATTAGAAATTGTGGTTTACAGACCAATAATGAACTAGTGCAAATTTCAAAAAAGTATAGATCTCTCCACCATTCAAATAATGTAGTACACATTGAACTACCAGACTTGGAACCCGATTCACCTCTTGTAGAACTGCCTATTCCTGAAAAATATACTCATTTGCAAAAGATGATCTTTTCTAACTTCATCAACATTAAAATTAGTTTGGTTCTATATGAAATACTGTGGGTAGTCAAATTTGAGTTTGCCACAGGTAAAGTAAATCATGTTAATAAAATTCCGGGAGTTTCTATAACCCCTTGCTCTTTTTTTAGCCAATTGAATTTTTGAGTTTATTCCTTCGAGTATGCCATTTGAGATTTTACTCTTTATATATCTCACAATGCCTCTCCAGTGGGCTTTAATGGTATTTACCAATCGGATAAAAGGTTGTATTTTAGATTCCATGGCAAAGTCACACCAAAAGGCCAAATAGCTTTCTGCTTCTTCCGTGTCCTTTATCTGCCAAAAGTCCTCAAACATTTCTTTAAGCCAATATCCCTGCCCTAGCTTTGGATACATCTCGAGTAGTATATCCTTCTCTGTTTGTAGTTTGTCGCTCAATTTCTTTTTCAGAAAAGTATACTTATGTCCTTTCAGCAGCTCATTTCCTGTTCGTTCTAATTTACGGAGTTCATCCATCGCCTTATTGACCTCTTTTACCACGTGAAACTTATCAAATGTTATTTGACTCTCTGGAAGATACGCTGTGCAACCCGCGATAAAAGAGGGTGACATATCTATACAAACATCTTCGATTTGAGTGGTATCTACATGTTTGCTTTCTAAATACTTTACGCTCTCTTCGATACAATCAGAACCTTTGCCCTGACAGGCGTAAAGTACACGCCGTTCGTTCAAATCGACCAAATGTGTGATGTAGTTATGCCCCTTCTTCTGTGAAGTTTCATCAAAACCGATTTGAGTTAAGTTTTCAGGGATATCTTTTTTATGTGCACGTTCTACCCAATAATTGAAAATTCCCCAGATACGTTGTGCGTAAACCTTTAACGTGGAAGCAACGCTGCTTACAGGCATTTCTTTCTCTATCAGCAACATAGAGAACGCTTCAAACAATAAAGTGAAACCACTTCCTTTTCGTGCCCAAGGTACACTTTGAACCTCCGTCTTGCCGTCAGATTGTTTTACCCGGGGTATGCGCGCATGCAAATAGCAGCGATACTGGAAAAAATTCAGATGTTGCCATGTATGATCGCTACTGTCATAAGCTGTATAATAAGCTCCGTCGGGCATTAAAAACTTTGAGCCTCGCTCAAAGTCTATGTGGATATCCAACTGTGATATGCTTGGATCAATATCTATTTTGGTAATGATCCACGGTTTTTCCAAACCTAATGCTAAAGTGAAAAGTGCTATTGAATTCATTCCACAAAGTTAATTCAATTTTAATTTACCCATACAATATCATATAGAACCATTAGTTTACTCTCTGTACATCTAAAAAATGTACTTAGAAAGTATCTTTGCGATGATTATTCTTTCGATACATTTGAAAATTTGATTCTCTTAAATCCAGAAGATAAATTGAGAAATATCAATGGAATAGGAGATAAGTCATTTGTTGAATTGAAAAAACTCATCAACAGTGTAAATGAATACATCGATACGATCACACACAGATAATCTTACAAATTCTTTTTTCTTCATGGCTGATATAGTTGCAAAGTTAAAGCACCTGGCACATGATATTTATGACCCCCCCCGGCAAAAACAGCTAATCCTATAAAGACCGTTCTATATATTCCAAGACTACTACAAGTTCCAATATCCTAACACCAATGTTCCCTGGCTGTTTTTGCCTTACCGGTAGTGAAATCCATGTACCAACTTATGTTCCTTGCAACATCCCCCTTCACACCGCATCTCAACGGTTTCCCAATCATCAACCGGTCTCCCCGTTTCCCATCCGAAGCCGATTTTTCTCCGCCCCATCTCTCTCACCGCCCCACAAAGTCCAACCTGAACAGGAAATAAGGTGTTCGTCAATCGCTCACTTAGTTCACAAAACATGTGTGCAAGGGCAAGCAAGTGGCTTGAAAAAAATCTCCACCTTTTGGAGATCCGCCTGCGGCTCCTCTCTTTCAAAAGGTAGTATTTTTTTCGCCACCCTTGCACACACCGCATCCACACTTAGCTCTTGCGCTCCAATTCACTTCGCTACCGTTCCCCTCAACTACAATGTAATTGGCATCTACAACCCAACAGCGTTCCCAATCACGGCCAGTCTAAGATCGCTTCGTTTGGTGCTCATCGCTGCGTGGCTGCTTGTTTTGTTGCACAACGCTCGCTCAATCCTCACGCGTGGCTACTCTTGCCCCCTCAAACCCCAATAAGGTATTCGCTTCGCTCATGTATTTGTTAAAGGGGGCAACCGCCACTCAGTGTTTCTGCTCGCCTGCGGGTCGCTCGTGCTGATCGGGGTGTCACACTTTTTGTAAATATATCGTCCCGCCACATCACCGCTGTCCCTTTCTAATCCCGTCGCTTTGCCATGTTCATTCCACTCGCTCCCTCACCGCCCGACCCTCATGCTTCGGGTCGGACCGGTTCCTCCTCTCGTTCCATTCACATCGCTTCGCTCACCCCAATGGTGCACCTCCCGCTTTTCTGCCATGCTCGCTTCGGCTCTCTCTCTCTCTGTCGGCAGCCGACCCTCATGCTTCGGGTCGGACTGCCTCCGGTTTTCGCTACGCTCTCACCGCAACGCTCCCCGCGATTACAACCGCCGCTATTGCCGTGTCTGTTCCGTTCACTCCACCGCTTGCCGACCTTCATGCTTCAGGTCGGACAAGCGCCTGCGTTCTCTGCACAAACACCGCATCGCTCTGTTAGCGTTCATTCCGCAAATCAGGTGTATGTCTCACTCATGCTTCGTTTCAACAATCACCTGGTTTGCTCCATTCACTCCCGATACCCTTTCTGTGTTCATTCCTCGCTCTCTCAGTCGTTATGCTCGCTCATGCTTCGCTCATCAACTCCTTCGTTCGCTCAATTCGCACAGCTCAGCTGTTCAATGGCAAATGCTTCGTTCCGTTCGTCAGGTAAAATTTGAGGTTGCCAAATCATGATACCTCTGCCGCTTACCTTCCTCACCCACTTCGCAATTGCCAGGACCGGATTCCGTAGCACAAAAAATCCGCCACCCCTGCTGGGGCAGTAGGCGTCAGGCGCCCTCATGCTTCGGGCTCCTTCCTGCCACCACATTCGCTCCACTCGCAACGGCTCGCGCCGGGTCACTCCGCAAGCAAAAACAGGTCGCTGCGCTCCCCGGTTTTTCCTTTGCTCCGTTCCTGCTCAAGGCTGCATAACCTATTAATTTCAGATTTTAATCCGTTGAGAAAATCAACAACAAATAATTTCATTGTATCAGAAAATATAATTAAACTTGCAATTACAGTATTTCATATAGAACCATCTTCTTGTTCGATACCCTTATATTTCCTTTTAACTCATTCCATTAGTTTATAGGAATGAACACGTCTGTAGTCACCAACAAAAATGCGTTGTGTGTTGTTTATAGTTGAAACAACGTAGAAATCAAGAAAATGAAAGGATTCATCATTTTACTCCTGCTTATGGGTATTTTCCAAACAATACTGCCTCAATCACTGAAAACAGTTTCTTATCAAGATGGAACCCAGAAATTAAATGGACTGGTCACCTCAAATGCCGGCAAGCAGTTGCCAGGCGTTCTTATTCTTCCCGCCTGGAAGGGTGCGGACAATGAAGCGCGCATGGCCGCGTTGAATCTTGAGAAAGAAGGATACATTGCTTTCATAGCCGATATCTATGGCGAAGGAAACATACCTTCGGATAATGAAGCAGCTGCAAAACTTTCCGGCACATACAAGAATGACTACAATGCATATCAATACAGGATATCACTGGCTTTGGAGCAGTTGAAAGCACAAGGCGCGAAAGCAGATAAAATAGCGGTGATCGGTTACTGCTTTGGCGGGACAGGAGCTCTGGAAGCTGCACGGGCAGGATTCAACGTGCAGGGAGTGGTTTCCATACACGGCGGATTGAGTAAAGATGCAAGCCGGCCAAACAAGCCCATACAAACGAAAGTGTTGGTGGAGCACCCGGCAGAAGATAAGAGCGTATCGCGGGAGGATCTCGACAATCTGGTAAAAGAATTGAATGAAGGCAATGCCGACTGGCAAATCATCACCTATGCCCACTCCGGCCATACCTTCACAAATCCCGAGTCTCCAGAGTACAACGACGTGATGGCAATGAGAGCATGGAATCATACACTGTTGTTTCTGGAAGAGGTATTGAATTAGTTCACTTGTTTTTATTATAATTTGAATTACCTTGCCCATATTTATTTTTCGGACAGCTGTCGTCAGGTAGCCGTCGGCAATTTCATCGGAGATTTTGTCAAAGGTCGGAGATACAAGGCATATCCTTCGGGTATCAGAAAAGGAATCCTGTTGCACAGGCAAATCGATCATTTTACCGACAACCATCCTGCATTCAAGGAGACGGTGGAGCTACTCCGGCCATCATTCGGACGCTATTCGGGAATCATGGCCGACATGTATTATGATTATCTGCTCGCTTCCGATTTTGATAGATATGGCAATGGGCGGAGCCTCGACCAATTTGCCCGAAATTTTTACTGGTCTGTTTTACTTTACTACTGGTGGCTGCCCAAAAAGGTGAAAGGGTTCATTTTCCATTTCATAAAGACCAACCGGCTGAAGAAATATGGAACCCTCGCGGGACTGCAACAATCGCTCGAAATCATGTCTGTTCACAAGAGCTCCGCAATCAACCCCACCCTTGGCATCGAGTTCCTTGCAGCCAATGAATCGCAACTGAGAAACCATTTCGATCAATTCATGATGGAGGCACTGCAAAAATTTCCCCTTCGCAGATAATTGCCTTATCAATTAATTAAAAATTCTTTTTAACAAGAATAATTGATAAAAAGTTTGTAGATTTACTTTCCAATCGTTAACTTGCAAAGAAATGGTTGTGCGACAGATGACCTTAAAATATTGCTTATTTGTAATCTCCACTTAGCAAAAACAAGCATTCAGAATTCCTTCATAGTAATATAGTATCGATGCAAATACTACACTTATCAGATACACACAACAGGCACAATCAACTGAGCAACCTGCCGGCAGCCGATCTCCTTATTCACTCGGGCGACTTTTCATGCGATGGAACAGTAGAAGAGGTGCTGGATTTTATCAGGTGGTTTGGTGCTCTTCCATATAAGTATAAGATTTTCGTTGCAGGAAATCACGATGATTGTTTGTTTGAAGCTCAAATTGATGGACTACCTGATGGATGTTATTATCTATGTAATTCAAGCATTGAAATTGAAAATATCAAATTTCATGGAATACCCATGTTCACGGCTGATCTTGTGTCGGGAAAATGTTCCAAACATGTCAGTGAAATTCCTTCTGATACAAATGTTTTAATCACACATCAACCACCCTTTGGCTTGCTTGATATCTCAGAAGGTATAAATTATGGCGATCTTGATCTGCTGTATGCCGTATTAAAAATTAGACCGGATTATCATCTTTTTGGTCATATACATGGTTCTTACGGTATTTCAGAAAATAAGCACACGCAGTTTTCGAATGCCTCTCTCGTTGATATGCATTACAAATTAGTAAATCAGCCTTTTGGTTTTGCATATTAGTTCAAGATGAAATGAGTTTTCACCGATAAATAAAAACATTCCAGTTTCATGGCCATTAAATCGGGTAAAGAGAGATAGCCATCGCAATAAAGAGAATGCATCATGTAACAGACCTGAATGTTCCATGCTACAAAGTCATTTGGGAATTTCAATATCCATTGTATCCTGATCTTCATAATCGATGAATCCCTCTAAATCAAAGTCATCGATGAGAATTTGTTTTTCGTCAATCAATTTCTTCAAGGATGTTCTGATTGATAACTTTTTGTCGTATGATTCACTCATTAGAATGGTTAAGCGATCGTTTATCAATACAAAATGATCAAAGAAATAATCGTTAAAGACAAAGTCCTGGTTTAATTTATTGCACCGTACAGTTGCAGTATGAAAGACTTTCTCACGTCCTTCAAAACGACCATTACAAATTATTTTCTCCAATTTTGATACAGGGTAATTTGTGAAATCAAACTTAACTTTTTTCATCATCTTCAGTGTTATCTTTATTATATCATGATTCAAAGTAAAGCGCAGGGTATGCCATATAACGGCACCGGATTATTTTATTTATAACTTAAAAATCTCATTTAAAATTCCCAACTCAAGTTAATAGTTTTCAAAGCGGAATTTCTCTTTTTTTTCCACTGTTGTCCGATAAAAACTTTTTAGAAAAAGTACGCGGGCAAATTTGAGTTTTGCCCGTCGTACTAATAATTGTAGCTTTGTATTCATCACAAAACAAGTCTACAATCACTGTTGTCCGATAAAAACTTTTTAGAAAAAGTACGCGGGCAAATTTGAGTTTTGCCCGTCGTACTAATAATTGTAGCTTTGTATTCATCACAAAACAAGTCTACAATGAACAAAAGTACTTATTTTTTTGGACAATCGGTATTCGGACAGCTCATATCTATGGTAGATACAAGGATTATCGCCCGAAACAGCAAACGGTACAAGGCCGATCATTACGTGAAACGTTTCACGGCTAAGGATCACCTTATAAGCATGTTGTTTTGCGTCTTCGCCAAATGCTCCTCCCTGCGCGAGGTGGCGGGTGCAATGCTCGGTCTTTCAGGCAAGACCAGGCATTTCCAGCTCGGCCACATACCCTACCGGAGCACCTTGTCGGACGCCAACAAGCGCAGGAGCGTTGATTTCTTCTCGGGCGTGTACCACGACCTGCTTCGCGAGTACCAACACGTGATCTCGGACACCCGCTTTAAAGATGTGTTGAACAAGCAGGTCGAGATCTTCGACAGCACGGTTATCAGTTTGTTCCAGGACATCTTGAAGTGCGTCGGCAGAACACCCTCGAACGGTAAACGCAAAGGGGGGATCAAGGTGCACACCGTTATCAATGTCGACGAGCCCGTTCCCAAGATGATATGGTTCTCATCCGCTGCCACGAACGATCACCTGCTGTTGAGGAAACTGGAACCGGATGACAACACTATTTACGTCTTCGACAAGGGATACAACGATTATAAAGCCTTCAAGCTGTTTTGTGAAAAGGGAGCCGGATTCGTTACCCGCATCAAGGAGAACGCCGTTTACAAGGTGGAGCAAGAACTTTACATCGATGAATGCATCCACAGCGGCGTGCTGGAAGACACTATCATCGAGGTGACCGTGAAGGAAGATGATGGCGGGAGCAAGCTGAAGTTGCGCAAGGTGGTGTTCTACGACAGGGTGTTGAAAAGGAAGTTCGAGTTCCTCACCAACCTGTTCGAGATGCGGCCCGACATGATAGCGGCCTTGTATAAAATAAGATGGCAAATAGAGCTGTTATTCAAGCAGTTAAAATCAAACTTCCCCCTGAAGTACTTCCTCGGGGATAACGAGAACGCGATAAAAATACAGGTATATTGCGCTTTGATCGTGAACCTCTTGCTCACGGTTATACAGAAGCGGTTGAAACGGCCTTGGGCATTCTCCAACCTGGTGTCATTTTGCAGGATACACCTGTTTAATTACCTGCACTTGATAAAATTTTTAGAAAACCCGGAACGAGATTGGCAACGAGATGACCAGGATTTAGAGATGCTTACCCTTTTCAGGGGGGCTTACTTTTGAAAATAGAAAAATTATAAAAAGAAACGACTGATAATAAGCCGGTTAAAAGTAACGAAGAATCAAAATCGGTTTTTATCGGACGGCAATGTTTTTTTTCGAGAGATACCGTTTTATTTTCTTTTCATCTTCACTGTTTCTTGCACGTTTAACGTGTTGATTTACTTTTTATGGTGGCGTTTTTATATATATTAACATTACCACTCTTCCAAGGCATGGCAATTCCTTGTCATAAACCCTTTTACGACACGAAAGATGGCGATGGACGATTAAGTGAAAATCCGTCATCCGGTCATCGTTGTCGTTATTCGCTGCTCAAAATCACGCCACCCCGCTTTTCGGTAATACTCCTTAGGCATTTTTACCGTGACCTGCCTGCCGGATTTCACCACTTTACCCGGCACTCGGATAAACCATTCTCGGAAGGTAGAGTGCTCTTGACGCCAAACCCAAAAGTCGCCCCGGTATCGCATGAGCACCGATAAACTGTAGGCAAATGACGAAAGTTGCCAAAGAATATCGTTTACCCAAAAATCATGCGTGATGGTTTTTCCCGCACAAAGCGAGTTTTTGGTTTGCTCGATCCAATTCTCACTCTCTGATCGGGATCCATAAAGGGTATGGAGCTGCAAGGCATCCAATCCTTTCAGGTTCGAGCAATAGCAAAAGTACTCATACTCGGGTACAAATTGTTTTTCGCCAAAATAATCGACTTCAACCATTTGCTTTATGATGCGCACGGCATAAAACATGCGGGGATTCCTCCAACCGCTACATTGATGTGTAAACTGACAGGTCGCCGTCCGTGGGCCAATCGGCTGCCAAGTCTGCCCGGCAAGTAAATCTTTCAGGTTTTTCAGCTTTACTTTCACCAAATATTCATGTTTACCGTCTTCTAACAAATTAAATAATCCACCATTGAAAAAACCGCTGTCGGCCCTGAAAAACACCTTCTCCACCTTTTGGGGAAGAGCGGCCAAGGTTTCTTTGACAAACTCACAAACTCCGTTTGAGGTGTAAGCTGAACCCGGGCGGAGCCATGAATTGACAAGCAGTTTCATCTCCGTGACAAAACATAAGATGGGGTGATAGCTTTTCGAACCCTTCTTATGCGAGTTATAACCCACCTCAGCCCCTTGTTGGTTGCCGTAAACGGTAAATGTGCTTGAGTCGCAATCAAGTGTCAAGCGGCTTAAACCGCAACGGGAAACTTGCATGCCTGTAAAACCCAACAACAGCTCGTGAAGCGAACGGGCGCCCCTTTCACCCAAACCTGTCAAATGGCGGCGTATGGTGTCCTCGTCAATGTTCTTGGGTAACTTCAACAAGCGGGCAACCAAGGCGTCAAAGGTGAAGTTTTCAATCCGCTTCAAACGGTGAACACCGCACAACGATGCCAACAGGATACTTGAGAGTATTTGGGCTGTGCTGAAACGGCTTGCATTGTGGCGGATGGTTGGAAAAAGATGTTCCAGCTTGCCATAAATACCGCAATGGTTGATAAAATCAGAGGTTACGCTTAACCCTGAATATGATGTTAATTGTTCTGAACTGAACTTTTTCTTTACTGAACAGGCAGTAAATGAGATTTTTTTACTATTTTTGTCTTGCATGTGTCGGGTGAATGTTTGTTTTTGTATAACACTTTAAAAATAAATACTTTACCTGACATATGCAACTTTTATTTGAGACTTTTAGGTATAACTTTAAAAATTTGTTTGGATCATGTGTCTTTATTTGGCATATCCATCTGATATCTTTGTAGTAAAAACATTATTATGAGAATAGCAGAATGGGAATATTGGTTAAAAGATGAGTTGAAACAGCATGATGAACAAACTGATTCCAGTACGGTATACAAATCTCCTTTGACGAAAGAAGATATTGATGATATTCATCATTTTGTTAGGGATATGAGCATTTCAATCTATTCAGGTCCGGAGGACATGGATGATAGGGCGAACAAAATTGTTGAATTGGCTACAGGACAATATCACAATAAATTTCAAGAACTATCTGACTACACACACTTTTATTTTCTCTTTGAGTTTTCTTCTGAAAAGCCCATTTTATTGGACGAACTGGCAGAAATCATGATGAAATTATTAAAGTTGGTACAAGGAGAAAATTCCGAACCAAAATACTACTTCTTTGGAGTAGAAACGTGCGGAGAAACAGCAAATGCACTTCATGTTAAAATTAATGCCGGGACATTGTAAATATAGTTTATTATAATACATTTACAAAATTGTGACCGAAAGTCATATTTTCATGGAATCATTTGTAACCATAGATCAGTTTAATCATAATGCCCTGGTCGATGCAGAGGCTTGTACTAGAATTGCGATAGATATCTTGTGAATAAAATAATTAATTATGTCAAAAGTATTTAGAATAACACCGAAACGTGTTAAACGTACAAATGGAACTCTATTGACACCAGATATGGTGATTACAGTTACAACCCTGCAACACACTAACAATCCATTTTACAATGGAGCGAAAGAAATCAAAGAAGCTTATTTGCGTCTTTTCCGCTTTGATTATCAGAGAGCCAATTGTAATAAGAATGATTTTGAAGTGGAGCAGTTAGATTAAATTTGACTTGGAGAACTGGAATAAGAACTAAAAAATAAAAAAATGACAAACACTCAGATCAAAAACTTTTTCTCTCTCGTAGCTACGAAAAAGAAACTGGTTGAACAAATCAGATATCTTTATGGTAAGGAATTAGCCGTAAATTTTAATTCCTTTGATTTTTGGAGTATTGATGAAAACAAAGTATCTGAAATAATTGCATTCTTTTTAAACCCAGATGGCTGTCATGAACAGGGAGATGCTTATTTAAGACTTTTTCTAAAGAAGTTTGACCTTGATTTCTTTAATTATTCAGAGACGGATAAAATAAGTGTTCATTGTGAAAGTTCCACAGAAAACAATAGAAGAATTGATATAGTTATTGTGAAGAATAATTATGAAAAAGCTATCGGTATTGAAAATAAGATTTATACATGGACTCAGGATCAGCATAATCAGATAAATGACTATTATGAATATTTACTAGAGAAAACAAATGGTAATTTTTGTCTAATCTATTTGAGTCCTGCGAGTAAAGAAATTTCAAATGAAAGCATTAGTAAAGAGAATAGATTTCAATATATTTCAGATCAAAGGCTAAAACAATTGACTTATGAAGATCATTTGATTGAATGTATCAGAGAATTCGGAAATATTACGCAAAACTACAGAGTTAAATCATTTTTATGTGACTTAGAAAAAAAATTAAAAAAAATGTATATGGGAGAAGAAAATGTAAATTCGAAACAAGTAATTAAAGATTTAATACTTGAAAATAAGGAAAATATAGAAATATCCTTCCTAGTGGCAAACTCACTAAAAGAAGTTAAATATAAATTGAAGGAGAAATTTAATGAGCAAATTGAAGAAATAGGTAGAGAGTTGAATATTAAAGTTGAGGGAATTTATTTGGTACCTAGTAAATGGTCTAAACACAAAATTGGTTTTAGTTTTGAACGTGGAGGAATTATTTATGGCGTGAAAAGAATCACTCCAGATATAAATAGATCGAGGCTATCGGAAATAGAAAATATTTTTCAGCAACAATTCATGGTTTCAGAATGGTGGCCCATGTATCAATTTTTCTACAGCAATATAGAGATTGATAAAGATTTTTGGATTGATGTTAGCACAGGTCGAGCAAAAGAAAGAGCAAAAGATTTTATAAAAGCTATTAACGATAAATTAAATAACGAAAATTATTGATTAATTTTCGCTGCGGTTCGTCACTTTATTATTTCCAATCATCACTCATTTTTATAAATCTCCTCCTGCTTCCTGACTATCGCAGCTATCTCCTCCCTGAACCATTCCGGTTGGAGGACTTCCACATCGTCACCGTGGGAGAGTATTTCCTGCCGGATATCGTAGGTGGGTTTGATGAAATATTCAAACAGGGTGTAATCTGCATCGGATTTAACCACTTTTTGTGAACCGTGGAGTGGGAGGGCCTTTATATAGGCAGCCTGGTAGTTGCCGACTTTAATCAACAATTTTTCAGTGGAAATATTGTTGTCTGTAATAATGCCGAAACAGTCATCGTAGTAGGATTCAAAATCGACATCTGCAGGTAGTGTGAATTTGTTTTCAGTTATCGACATGTCTCTGATACGATCCAGCGCGTATGTTTGTATTTTTTCTCTAAAGGGATTGAATGCGATCAGGTACCAACGTTGTTTGAATACTCTGATGAAATAAGGGCGTATCTCGAATGTTGCCGGATTGTCTTGCCAGAATGCCTTATAGGTGATCATCAACGAGAAATTATCCCGCATGGCTTCGATTATGGTAGTTAAGTACTCCTGTCCCCGGGGTATCTTTTCAAACAGAATCCGGTGTTTCAGCTTGTGGCTCTCATTGATCAGATTATTAATAGCAAATGTGTTTAGTAGCCAGCTTCGTACGCCTCCCATTTCCATATCTTCGGAATTCTCAATGTAGTATGAATAGCCGTTACGCTTGTCGCACTCGATGTTGATATCGAACATCTGTTCAATTGCTTTCCGGTGGTTATGAAATGTGCGCAGCGGTAAATCGTCATATGCATAGTTCAGAGACGATCGTTGCCACTGTTCGTTGATCTCTTCGAAGGTGATGTTCTTTTTCCTGTATATCAAATCTATGAGCCATACATAACGATTAAAAAGGTTTGATGTGCTCTCTTTGCTGTTTTTTCGTTTGATTGTCATTTGGTTACTCATTTATATGGTGTAGGAAGATTACAAAACTATCCTTTTTTTTCAAAGGTATGATAATTGTATGCCAAATGATAGCATAAGATGAAAAACTT of the Petrimonas mucosa genome contains:
- a CDS encoding DUF6140 family protein, which gives rise to MSKVFRITPKRVKRTNGTLLTPDMVITVTTLQHTNNPFYNGAKEIKEAYLRLFRFDYQRANCNKNDFEVEQLD
- a CDS encoding PDDEXK-like family protein; the protein is MTNTQIKNFFSLVATKKKLVEQIRYLYGKELAVNFNSFDFWSIDENKVSEIIAFFLNPDGCHEQGDAYLRLFLKKFDLDFFNYSETDKISVHCESSTENNRRIDIVIVKNNYEKAIGIENKIYTWTQDQHNQINDYYEYLLEKTNGNFCLIYLSPASKEISNESISKENRFQYISDQRLKQLTYEDHLIECIREFGNITQNYRVKSFLCDLEKKLKKMYMGEENVNSKQVIKDLILENKENIEISFLVANSLKEVKYKLKEKFNEQIEEIGRELNIKVEGIYLVPSKWSKHKIGFSFERGGIIYGVKRITPDINRSRLSEIENIFQQQFMVSEWWPMYQFFYSNIEIDKDFWIDVSTGRAKERAKDFIKAINDKLNNENY
- a CDS encoding helix-turn-helix transcriptional regulator, with the protein product MTIKRKNSKESTSNLFNRYVWLIDLIYRKKNITFEEINEQWQRSSLNYAYDDLPLRTFHNHRKAIEQMFDINIECDKRNGYSYYIENSEDMEMGGVRSWLLNTFAINNLINESHKLKHRILFEKIPRGQEYLTTIIEAMRDNFSLMITYKAFWQDNPATFEIRPYFIRVFKQRWYLIAFNPFREKIQTYALDRIRDMSITENKFTLPADVDFESYYDDCFGIITDNNISTEKLLIKVGNYQAAYIKALPLHGSQKVVKSDADYTLFEYFIKPTYDIRQEILSHGDDVEVLQPEWFREEIAAIVRKQEEIYKNE